The following are encoded together in the Armatimonadota bacterium genome:
- a CDS encoding Gfo/Idh/MocA family oxidoreductase: MQTTKIGIIGCGNISNAYFSARDRFPILEIVACADLEIERARAKAAEWDIPVACTVDELLSIDEIEIVVNLTIPHAHAEIALASLEAGKHAYSEKPFAVYRHDGRRVLDLAREKGLRVGCAPDTFLGGGNQTARKALDDGVIGEPVAASAYMMCHGHESWHPDPEFYYKPGGGPMLDMGPYYMTALVNLLGPVNKIAGSATVTFPQRTIGSEPKRGTVIDVEVPTHVNGIMQFASGAIGTITTSFDVWAASHPPIEIYGTEGTMQVPDPNSFGGTVRVRRPSDEGWVELPPSHGYTEQNRGIGVADMAYALRSGRTHRVSGELAYHVLDAMLSFADSWQAGKWLELESTCARPAMLPVGLEPGQLDD; this comes from the coding sequence GTGCAGACAACGAAGATCGGAATCATCGGATGTGGCAACATCAGCAATGCGTACTTCAGCGCGCGGGATCGCTTCCCGATCCTCGAGATTGTGGCGTGCGCCGACCTGGAGATCGAACGCGCCAGGGCGAAGGCCGCCGAGTGGGACATCCCTGTGGCGTGCACGGTGGACGAACTGCTGTCGATAGACGAGATCGAGATCGTGGTCAATCTCACGATCCCCCATGCTCACGCCGAGATCGCGCTGGCCAGTCTCGAAGCCGGCAAGCACGCCTACAGCGAGAAGCCTTTCGCCGTGTACAGACACGACGGGCGGCGAGTTCTCGATCTGGCCCGCGAAAAGGGCCTGCGGGTGGGATGTGCGCCGGACACATTCCTGGGCGGCGGGAACCAGACCGCGCGGAAGGCTCTTGATGACGGGGTCATCGGCGAGCCGGTGGCCGCTAGCGCTTACATGATGTGCCACGGCCACGAGAGCTGGCATCCGGACCCCGAGTTCTACTACAAGCCCGGCGGCGGGCCGATGCTGGACATGGGGCCATACTACATGACCGCGCTCGTGAACCTGTTGGGGCCAGTGAACAAGATAGCTGGTTCGGCCACGGTGACCTTCCCACAGCGCACCATCGGCAGCGAACCGAAGCGCGGGACGGTGATCGATGTTGAAGTCCCCACTCATGTGAACGGGATCATGCAGTTCGCCAGCGGGGCAATCGGGACTATCACCACCAGCTTCGACGTCTGGGCGGCCAGCCATCCGCCAATTGAGATCTACGGCACCGAGGGCACCATGCAGGTGCCTGACCCCAACAGCTTCGGCGGCACCGTCCGGGTGCGACGACCCAGCGATGAGGGCTGGGTTGAGCTCCCGCCCAGTCACGGGTACACCGAGCAGAATCGGGGCATCGGCGTGGCGGATATGGCATACGCGCTGCGATCCGGACGGACACACCGCGTGAGCGGCGAGCTGGCCTACCACGTCCTCGATGCCATGCTCTCCTTCGCTGACTCCTGGCAGGCAGGCAAGTGGCTGGAACTCGAGAGCACCTGTGCGCGTCCGGCCATGCTGCCGGTGGGTCTGGAGCCGGGACAACTGGACGACTGA
- a CDS encoding SGNH/GDSL hydrolase family protein has product MKKIVCFGDSVTQGVPHCHLGDTYVKVLERRLSQRMNQQERVLCINSGVGGENTAEGLARIQPAVLDHSPDLVVVEFGLNDIRYEPEKRILPDAFCANLRTMHDQIRETGAKVIFTTPNPIINAYHLYSMGTDFYAPWGGCNGAVEEYAGLVRQVAAELGAPLCDVYRAFIDRAVDFEFESACPDHTDLRCLGGYISMADGVHPTAPGQELIARELYRTIVQGGLLER; this is encoded by the coding sequence GTGAAAAAGATCGTCTGTTTCGGTGACTCCGTCACTCAGGGCGTGCCCCATTGTCACCTGGGCGATACTTACGTCAAGGTGCTGGAGCGTCGCCTCAGCCAGCGAATGAATCAGCAGGAACGCGTGCTCTGCATCAACTCCGGCGTGGGCGGCGAGAATACCGCGGAAGGCCTGGCACGCATTCAGCCGGCGGTCCTCGACCACTCCCCTGATCTCGTGGTGGTGGAGTTCGGGCTGAACGACATCCGCTATGAACCCGAAAAGCGCATCCTGCCCGATGCGTTCTGTGCGAACCTGCGCACGATGCACGACCAAATTCGCGAGACCGGCGCCAAAGTGATCTTCACCACCCCGAATCCCATCATCAACGCATACCACCTGTACTCCATGGGCACTGATTTCTACGCTCCATGGGGCGGCTGCAATGGGGCGGTGGAGGAGTACGCGGGGCTCGTGAGGCAGGTGGCCGCCGAGTTGGGGGCGCCCTTGTGCGACGTCTACCGCGCGTTCATCGACCGCGCTGTCGATTTCGAGTTCGAAAGCGCCTGCCCTGACCACACGGACTTGCGCTGTCTGGGCGGGTATATCAGCATGGCCGACGGTGTGCATCCCACCGCGCCGGGGCAGGAACTGATCGCACGGGAACTGTACCGGACGATAGTCCAAGGCGGGCTGCTGGAAAGGTAG
- a CDS encoding Gfo/Idh/MocA family oxidoreductase — translation MSKLRIACIGAGSTIGARSSGFFEVINQLHDMYDQCAIMDINEDHARAAAAEYNIPEVYTNLDDLFEKGKPDVVVRLTPTDSTYAVCMRAAEAGCHILNEIPIATTLPQADAMVAKCRENGVLMEVAENTWTWPRERLKQRLVADGWIGEPTHMRLKYPCGAYHGFSAIRKLAGSEAERVLGWDGRVPVVNMISYGGEPMTETMWDGGLIRFAGHLTCIFEMPPKRPVWRHAWDVEGTKGFIGAVAGVIDGEKGHRYGEALVLDDPETLQQLTDDFEAGAGTRERHYPIEWVYGERGGRRVLEAVKVGTSPEVVWENPYARYGIVDDDAVSKATYLESLYRAIVYDEPLVYGPENARKDMELWIAIRESAWRGNVWLDLPLKETTSVENALHEEFQRRYGCDPLGDIDKQLQVVYDRTPVMWTVCGWL, via the coding sequence ATGTCCAAGCTGCGCATCGCCTGCATCGGAGCTGGGTCCACCATCGGCGCGCGCTCCAGCGGGTTCTTCGAAGTCATCAACCAGCTGCATGACATGTACGACCAGTGCGCGATTATGGACATCAACGAAGACCATGCCCGCGCGGCAGCGGCAGAGTACAACATCCCCGAGGTCTACACCAACCTGGATGACCTCTTCGAGAAGGGAAAACCCGACGTTGTGGTGCGGCTCACGCCCACTGATTCCACGTACGCCGTCTGCATGCGCGCGGCCGAAGCCGGCTGTCACATCCTCAATGAAATCCCCATCGCCACTACTCTGCCACAGGCCGACGCGATGGTGGCGAAGTGCCGCGAGAACGGGGTCCTGATGGAAGTTGCCGAGAACACCTGGACCTGGCCCCGGGAGCGCCTCAAGCAGAGACTGGTGGCGGACGGCTGGATCGGTGAACCCACCCACATGCGCTTGAAGTACCCCTGCGGTGCTTACCACGGCTTCTCGGCAATTCGCAAGCTCGCGGGTTCCGAGGCCGAGCGGGTTCTGGGCTGGGACGGCCGGGTGCCCGTGGTGAACATGATCAGTTACGGCGGCGAACCAATGACTGAGACCATGTGGGACGGCGGCCTCATCAGGTTTGCCGGGCATCTCACCTGTATCTTCGAGATGCCTCCGAAGCGCCCGGTCTGGCGACACGCGTGGGACGTTGAAGGGACAAAGGGATTCATCGGCGCAGTCGCCGGCGTCATTGACGGCGAGAAGGGCCACCGTTATGGCGAAGCACTGGTGCTGGATGACCCTGAGACGCTGCAGCAACTAACCGACGACTTTGAGGCCGGGGCAGGCACCCGCGAGCGGCACTATCCTATCGAGTGGGTGTACGGTGAACGTGGCGGCCGAAGGGTGCTGGAGGCGGTCAAGGTCGGTACGAGCCCCGAGGTGGTCTGGGAGAATCCCTACGCTCGATACGGAATCGTGGACGACGACGCCGTCTCCAAGGCGACCTATCTCGAGAGCCTGTACCGCGCCATAGTCTACGATGAGCCGCTGGTATATGGTCCCGAGAACGCCCGCAAGGACATGGAACTGTGGATCGCGATACGCGAGAGCGCCTGGCGAGGCAATGTCTGGCTCGATCTGCCCCTCAAGGAGACCACCAGCGTTGAGAATGCTCTCCACGAGGAGTTCCAGCGACGCTACGGCTGCGATCCGCTGGGGGATATTGACAAGCAGTTGCAGGTGGTCTACGACCGCACTCCAGTGATGTGGACGGTCTGCGGCTGGCTGTGA
- a CDS encoding co-chaperone GroES produces MLKPLGDRVLVEPLEAEEKSAGGIYLPEAAQEAPREGKVLAVGPGRLLDDGSRAPMSVAVGDVVVYTRYGGNEVRVGDKDYLLIEEGSLLAIKA; encoded by the coding sequence ATGCTCAAACCCCTGGGTGATCGCGTCCTCGTCGAGCCCCTCGAGGCCGAAGAGAAGAGCGCCGGTGGCATCTACCTGCCCGAGGCCGCTCAGGAAGCCCCGCGTGAGGGCAAAGTTCTCGCTGTTGGCCCCGGTCGCCTTCTCGACGACGGCTCCCGCGCTCCCATGAGCGTCGCTGTGGGCGACGTCGTCGTCTACACCCGCTACGGCGGCAATGAGGTCCGTGTTGGCGACAAGGACTACCTGCTTATCGAAGAAGGGTCTCTCCTGGCCATCAAGGCCTAA
- the groL gene encoding chaperonin GroEL (60 kDa chaperone family; promotes refolding of misfolded polypeptides especially under stressful conditions; forms two stacked rings of heptamers to form a barrel-shaped 14mer; ends can be capped by GroES; misfolded proteins enter the barrel where they are refolded when GroES binds) has protein sequence MAAKMLTFDEDARRALERGVDKVANAVKVTLGPKGRNVMLDKKWGAPTITKDGVTVAKEVELEDQYENMGAQLCKEVASKTNDDTGDGTTTATVLAQAIVKAGLKNVAAGANPMLVKRGIEMACEKVVDELRSMSISIDSRDEIAHVAGIAGNDPEIGNLIADAMDQVGKDGVITVEESKVGRTEIDVVEGMQFDKGYISPYFVTEGESMECVLENPYILIYEKKISSAADIVPVLEKVASAGRQLLVIAEDCEAEALATLVVNKMRGAVGSCAVKAPGFGDRRKRNLEDIAILTGGTFISEDLGIKLDSVELDQLGTAERVVVSKDDTTIIKGAGSQDAINGRIAQIRREIETTDSNYDREKLEERLAKLAGGVAVIKVGAATETELKELKHRFEDALSSARSALEEGVVPGGGVALLRASKALDDIQAEGDVAAGVAIVKRALSEPCRQIAANAGLEGSVVCETILAKSSVKFGFNALTGEYEDLVKAGVIDPTKVVRSALENAASIGSLILTTEALVAEVPQKETPAPPTPDY, from the coding sequence ATGGCTGCCAAAATGCTTACCTTTGACGAAGACGCCCGCCGTGCGTTGGAGCGTGGCGTTGACAAAGTCGCGAACGCGGTCAAAGTGACCCTTGGTCCCAAGGGCCGCAATGTCATGCTCGACAAGAAATGGGGCGCGCCGACCATCACCAAGGACGGCGTCACCGTCGCCAAGGAAGTCGAACTTGAGGACCAGTACGAGAACATGGGCGCACAGCTGTGCAAGGAAGTCGCGTCCAAGACCAATGACGACACTGGCGACGGCACCACTACCGCCACCGTGCTTGCTCAGGCGATCGTCAAGGCCGGTCTGAAGAATGTTGCCGCCGGCGCAAATCCAATGCTGGTAAAGCGCGGCATCGAGATGGCCTGCGAGAAGGTCGTGGATGAGCTGCGCAGCATGTCCATCAGCATCGACAGCCGCGACGAAATCGCCCATGTTGCGGGCATCGCCGGCAATGACCCGGAGATCGGCAACCTCATCGCCGACGCTATGGACCAGGTTGGCAAGGACGGGGTCATCACCGTCGAAGAATCCAAGGTCGGCCGCACCGAGATCGATGTGGTCGAGGGCATGCAGTTCGACAAGGGTTACATCTCCCCGTACTTCGTGACCGAGGGAGAGAGCATGGAGTGCGTGCTCGAGAACCCCTACATCCTGATCTACGAGAAGAAGATCTCCTCCGCCGCAGACATCGTCCCGGTGCTTGAGAAAGTCGCCAGCGCCGGTCGTCAGCTTCTGGTTATCGCCGAGGACTGCGAGGCCGAGGCTCTCGCAACCCTCGTGGTGAACAAGATGCGTGGTGCCGTCGGCTCCTGTGCAGTCAAGGCCCCCGGTTTCGGCGACAGGCGCAAGCGGAACCTTGAGGACATCGCGATCCTCACCGGCGGGACCTTCATCAGCGAAGACCTGGGCATCAAACTGGACAGCGTGGAGCTTGACCAGCTTGGCACCGCCGAGCGCGTCGTGGTCAGCAAGGACGATACTACCATCATCAAGGGCGCCGGCTCGCAGGATGCGATCAACGGCCGGATCGCCCAGATCCGCCGCGAGATCGAGACCACCGACAGCAACTATGACCGCGAGAAACTCGAAGAGCGCCTGGCCAAGCTGGCCGGCGGCGTTGCGGTCATCAAGGTTGGCGCGGCCACTGAGACCGAGCTCAAGGAGCTCAAGCACCGCTTCGAGGACGCCCTGTCCTCCGCCCGGTCGGCCCTGGAAGAGGGCGTTGTGCCCGGCGGCGGAGTGGCACTCCTGCGCGCCAGCAAGGCTCTCGACGACATTCAGGCCGAGGGCGACGTCGCGGCCGGCGTGGCCATCGTCAAGCGCGCCCTGAGCGAGCCCTGCCGCCAGATCGCGGCGAACGCCGGTCTCGAGGGCAGCGTTGTCTGTGAGACCATCCTGGCCAAGAGCAGCGTGAAGTTCGGCTTCAATGCGCTGACCGGGGAGTACGAGGACCTGGTGAAGGCCGGCGTCATTGACCCGACCAAGGTCGTCCGCTCAGCACTCGAGAATGCGGCGTCCATTGGCTCCCTGATCCTCACCACCGAAGCCCTGGTGGCCGAGGTCCCACAGAAGGAGACACCCGCACCGCCCACGCCGGACTACTAA
- a CDS encoding Gfo/Idh/MocA family oxidoreductase: MALRVGICGVGAFARCFIPLFKAHPAVEQVILCDLDAEKLAARSAEFDIPDTCPSLDDLCDTDVDAIAIITQHWLHAPQALQALQAGKHVYSAVPAAHSVEELEALVTTVEQTGLVYMIGETSYYYPCAVYCRKRFAAGDFGRIVYAEGEYLHDWDHGLYDVAKWRGGERWLETAGGPPMYYPTHSTSLIISVTGAHMTHVSCQGIPDVEDPHIYDPDVNIWGNVFSNQSALFRMSDGSVCRINEFRRVGHPGTVGMSMYGTLGSYEEQVGGQVWVTKDRSATVDLRDLLACSGVPASEVSGEMSKVTSADGTHSGASRVHDLARLPQEFIGLPNGHNGSHQFLVDDFVRACVSQSVPPNNVWQAARYMIPGLVAHESSKRGGELLEVPDFGDVPADWPRLEY, translated from the coding sequence ATGGCCCTGAGAGTAGGCATCTGTGGCGTGGGCGCGTTCGCACGGTGTTTCATCCCTCTGTTCAAGGCCCACCCGGCTGTGGAACAGGTCATTCTCTGCGATCTCGATGCCGAGAAGCTGGCGGCCCGATCCGCGGAGTTTGACATTCCCGACACCTGCCCGTCCCTGGATGACCTGTGCGATACGGATGTGGACGCCATCGCCATCATCACCCAACACTGGCTCCATGCGCCCCAGGCGCTGCAAGCGCTCCAAGCGGGAAAACATGTGTATTCCGCGGTGCCCGCAGCGCACAGCGTCGAGGAGCTCGAAGCCCTGGTCACCACGGTGGAGCAGACCGGGTTGGTCTACATGATCGGAGAGACCAGTTACTACTACCCGTGCGCCGTCTACTGTCGCAAGCGTTTCGCAGCCGGTGATTTCGGGCGCATTGTGTACGCCGAGGGCGAGTACCTTCACGACTGGGATCACGGATTGTACGATGTGGCGAAGTGGCGCGGCGGCGAGCGCTGGCTTGAGACCGCCGGCGGCCCGCCCATGTATTACCCAACCCACTCCACTAGCCTCATCATCTCCGTCACCGGCGCCCACATGACCCACGTCTCCTGCCAGGGCATTCCCGATGTCGAGGACCCGCACATCTACGACCCGGACGTGAATATCTGGGGCAATGTCTTCAGCAATCAATCCGCACTCTTCCGCATGTCCGACGGAAGCGTCTGCCGCATCAACGAGTTCAGGCGCGTTGGACATCCGGGGACGGTGGGCATGAGCATGTACGGCACCCTCGGGTCCTACGAAGAGCAGGTGGGTGGCCAAGTCTGGGTCACGAAGGACCGCTCCGCCACCGTGGACCTCCGGGATCTTCTTGCCTGCAGCGGTGTCCCGGCGTCGGAAGTGAGCGGGGAGATGAGCAAGGTCACCTCGGCTGACGGAACCCACAGCGGGGCCTCGCGGGTACATGACCTTGCTCGCCTGCCCCAGGAGTTCATCGGTCTGCCCAACGGTCACAATGGCTCGCATCAGTTCCTGGTGGATGATTTCGTCCGCGCCTGCGTGAGCCAGTCCGTGCCGCCGAACAATGTCTGGCAGGCCGCGCGATACATGATTCCCGGACTGGTGGCACACGAATCCTCCAAGCGCGGGGGGGAGCTGCTGGAGGTACCGGATTTCGGCGACGTTCCTGCCGACTGGCCGCGACTGGAGTACTGA
- a CDS encoding Gfo/Idh/MocA family oxidoreductase: protein MNDPIRIGFVGAGFMGQKAHLDCFTTVPGCQVVALAEGRQDSAQLVATRYGIPRTYPDHREMLRNEELDAVVAILPYSLHSSVIPDILDAGLHVLTEKPMCMSPDTGRRMAKLARDKGVIYYVGYMKRSAPATRRAVEVISDWKASGAQGDMKYLRACMPPGDWLFEIEPPLSAGDGAPGYEGVVPEPWPSWMDELTGREYNSFINYFIHQVNLIRCLLGEDWQVEYVSPGRSMLAGATSRGVEVVLEMAGYGLRTGWEEAYRVVFEQGKVELDIPSPMARQRGGEVRIFRGGDIQSEEIPCIPPRWPFLEQARHFVACVRGEDSPRSIPEDAVKDLEVAEEYARLLSE, encoded by the coding sequence ATGAACGACCCAATCCGCATCGGTTTCGTCGGCGCCGGCTTCATGGGCCAGAAGGCACACCTCGACTGCTTCACCACCGTCCCCGGCTGCCAGGTGGTGGCGCTCGCCGAAGGCCGTCAGGACAGCGCCCAACTCGTGGCGACCCGCTACGGCATCCCGAGGACATACCCCGACCACCGCGAAATGCTGCGTAACGAGGAACTTGACGCGGTCGTCGCAATCCTGCCCTACAGTCTGCATTCCTCGGTCATTCCCGACATCCTTGACGCCGGCCTTCATGTACTCACCGAAAAGCCTATGTGCATGAGCCCCGATACCGGCCGCCGCATGGCGAAGCTCGCGCGGGATAAGGGTGTCATCTACTACGTGGGCTACATGAAACGGTCAGCCCCGGCCACGCGGCGCGCTGTGGAGGTGATCAGCGACTGGAAGGCCTCCGGCGCCCAGGGCGACATGAAGTACCTGCGCGCCTGCATGCCCCCTGGCGACTGGTTATTCGAGATCGAGCCGCCGTTGAGCGCGGGGGATGGTGCGCCCGGCTACGAGGGCGTAGTCCCCGAGCCCTGGCCGTCCTGGATGGACGAACTCACGGGCCGGGAGTACAACAGTTTTATCAACTACTTCATCCACCAGGTCAACCTGATCCGCTGTCTGCTCGGGGAGGACTGGCAAGTGGAGTATGTAAGCCCCGGACGGTCCATGCTGGCCGGCGCCACATCCAGGGGCGTCGAAGTGGTCCTGGAGATGGCCGGCTACGGCCTGCGCACCGGCTGGGAGGAGGCGTACCGTGTTGTGTTCGAACAGGGCAAGGTGGAACTGGACATCCCCTCGCCCATGGCCAGGCAGCGTGGGGGAGAGGTCCGCATTTTCCGCGGCGGGGACATCCAGTCCGAAGAGATCCCGTGCATTCCGCCGCGCTGGCCTTTCCTGGAACAGGCCCGGCATTTCGTGGCCTGTGTCCGTGGAGAAGACAGTCCGCGGTCCATCCCGGAAGATGCGGTGAAAGACTTGGAAGTAGCCGAAGAGTACGCACGGCTCTTGAGTGAGTAA
- a CDS encoding PHP domain-containing protein, protein MPRRKCTLTARGRANSPRKRHSSMAVDLHVHSTCSDGTLTPTQVVRAAASRGLSALALADHDTVAGVRTALRIAARHGLDLFPAVEVSAQQGRQELHILGFLIDVDEPELAQALKRVREGRQDRLERIVSRLNSLDVPITLEQVMEVAGEGSVGRPHVAAALVRMGAVSSPQEAFQLYLRRGRPAYVDRYRLGVEDAIRLIRNAGGLPVLAHPGLGCPDAVIRHLVKLGLAGLEAYHVDHRTAQIQHYLRMAEAMDLIVTGGSDSHGPEGPAPVEIGQIHVPDSCAAALRDWGRANGRWPLPPLPDIEEKDS, encoded by the coding sequence GTGCCGCGCAGAAAGTGCACGCTCACTGCCCGGGGCCGGGCGAACTCTCCCCGAAAGCGACACTCGTCCATGGCCGTTGACCTGCATGTTCATTCCACTTGCTCCGACGGTACCCTGACCCCCACTCAGGTGGTTCGGGCTGCTGCCTCCAGGGGTCTGTCCGCACTGGCACTGGCAGATCACGACACCGTGGCCGGGGTACGGACTGCGCTGCGCATTGCTGCCAGGCACGGGCTGGACCTGTTCCCGGCGGTGGAAGTCAGCGCGCAGCAGGGCCGCCAGGAACTGCATATCCTCGGGTTTCTCATCGACGTGGATGAACCGGAGCTCGCCCAGGCACTGAAGCGGGTGCGCGAGGGGCGTCAGGACCGGCTCGAGCGCATCGTGAGCCGACTCAACAGCCTCGACGTGCCAATCACCCTGGAGCAAGTCATGGAAGTTGCGGGTGAAGGCAGTGTCGGCAGGCCCCACGTGGCAGCCGCGCTGGTCAGGATGGGAGCCGTCTCCTCGCCACAAGAGGCATTCCAACTGTATCTGCGCCGGGGACGGCCCGCATACGTTGACCGGTACCGCCTTGGGGTCGAGGACGCGATCCGTCTTATTCGCAATGCCGGCGGATTGCCCGTGCTGGCGCATCCGGGTCTCGGCTGCCCCGACGCAGTGATCCGCCACCTGGTCAAGCTCGGTCTCGCCGGCCTCGAAGCCTATCACGTGGACCACCGAACCGCACAGATTCAGCACTACCTGCGCATGGCCGAAGCGATGGACCTGATCGTCACCGGGGGCTCGGACTCACACGGCCCGGAAGGCCCCGCGCCGGTGGAGATTGGGCAGATTCATGTGCCGGATTCCTGCGCAGCGGCCCTGCGCGATTGGGGCAGGGCGAACGGCCGCTGGCCCTTACCACCCCTTCCCGATATTGAGGAGAAAGACTCGTGA
- the nikR gene encoding nickel-responsive transcriptional regulator NikR, with protein MSLERFGVSMDGDLLKQFDAQIERAGYTSRSEAIRDMIRDYLVKQEWEDGDVRVVATVTLVYDHHARDLDSKLTSVQHDAHDLVLCSSHVHLDHHNCLEVVVLAGPADKVRELGQRLISLRGVKHGELTRTTTGGVL; from the coding sequence ATGTCTCTCGAGCGTTTCGGTGTGTCCATGGACGGGGACCTGCTCAAGCAGTTCGACGCCCAGATCGAACGCGCCGGCTACACGAGCCGGTCCGAGGCAATCCGGGACATGATCCGAGACTACCTGGTCAAGCAGGAGTGGGAGGACGGGGACGTCCGCGTCGTGGCGACGGTGACACTCGTCTACGATCACCACGCGCGGGACCTGGACAGCAAGCTTACAAGCGTGCAGCACGATGCCCACGACCTGGTGCTCTGCTCAAGCCATGTGCATCTCGACCATCACAATTGCCTGGAAGTGGTTGTCCTGGCCGGTCCGGCAGACAAGGTCAGGGAACTGGGGCAAAGGCTCATCAGCCTGCGCGGCGTCAAGCACGGTGAGTTGACCCGCACCACCACCGGCGGCGTTCTGTAG